The window GAATATTGTGCTTGAGTGGTAAGTAAAGTAACTGCACCTGAAGCATTTACAGCATCAGCAGCCAAACGTTGTACAGGTAGGTTTCTTCTTTTTAAATCAAAAAACCGGTGACCTTCAAAAGCAAGCTCTTTATAACGTTCATCAAGAATCGCTGTAATTAAAGTTGCCTTATCAGCAAAAGTCGCATTTACATATCCATTAATCCGAGCGTTACGTAAGGCATTTAAATCACCAGCAGCATCGCCAGTAGATTCAGCTTCAGCCTCTGCTTTAATTAAATACATTTCTCCAGTGCGAAATAATTTAATATCGGCTAAACCAGGCGTTGTTGATGTTCCACCAATGTATTTGTTTACTAAATACTGCGATTTTGTACCTGTTCTTGTTGCATCAAATTTAATATAAGCAGGGTAGCGTAAATCGTTTATTTTATCAAAAGTATTAATCAATTTAAAAGCTGGTGCATACAATACAATTCCCCCAGTTTGGCGAAAATATGAATCTCCAATTCTAGAATCTGTTGTACCAACACGCTTGGCTTTCCATATTACTTCGCTATCATTTGCATCTGTCCAGATACCTGGAAACTGAGCTTTTGTTGCTAAAGGATAGGTTGTGATTACCTCATTTGAATAAGTGATTGCATCGGCCCAGTTTTTTTCGTAAAGTGCCAACCTTGCTTGGATAGCGGATACCGCTACCTTAGTAATCCGTGTTTTATCAGTAAAAGTTGCAGGTATTAATCCTTTCGATGCAATTAAATCAGCTTTTGCATTAGCAACTACAACTTCAAAATTATCCCTTGCAGGGTAAGAAATTATTGAAACCTTCATATACGGAACCCCAAGTGCACCGGTTTGATAGGCTGGGGCGTAACTGCGCAAAAGTTCGAAGTGAAAATAAGCACGTAAAGCCAATAATTCTCCACGATAACGATTTCCCGTTACTAAGTCTGCGCCAGTTAAAGTTAAAGCATCCAAACCAGCCAACGTCCTGTTAATTCGATCTATTGCTGTATAGTTATTTGAATATAATGAGGTAACTGAGCCGTTGCTAGCGGTATATAACCACCTAAAAGCATCACTATTACCAACAGTATTTTCGGTTGGAAAAGTGGCCTCATCAGATACGGTTGACACGACACCAATTGTAGTTTCATTTACTAACGCATAAGCGCCAAGCAAACCTAAATTTATATCGCTTATATTTCTAAATGCTTTATCTGGTGAAATGGTATCAGATGGTGTAAATTCGAGTTTTGTACACGATATAGTTAAAACCAACAAAGAAAATAGAAGCGTGTATTTTTGAAATGTTTTATTAATCATTGCTGTAAATATTAGAAGTTAACATTAAGACCTGCAGTATAAGTTCTGGTATTTGGATATTGGAAACGACCATAAATTGCATTATTTTCAGGATCCAAACCTCTCCATTTTGTCCAGGTATAAAGATTTTGCCCTTGAATAAATATTTTTACGCCTTTTATAAATTTTGTTTTTTCTAAAATACTTTTAGGAATTGAATAGCCAATGTTTACATTTCTTAATCTTAAAAAGGATGCATCCTGAACATCTTTCGAAGTAAATACTCTCGGGATATCAAATCGTTGCAGAATTGCATCATCGCCGCTATCACCAGGTTTTTGCCATCTGTTTTCTAACATTCTAACGGTTTGATTACTTGTAGCAAAACGTTGATTCTCATTGTAAAAATCTTCGTTATTATGACGCATAACATCAGATACAAAAGAGAAAAGTGCAGCCGCTGAAATGCCTTTATAATTTAAAGAAGTATTAAATCCACCGGTAAATGTTGGATATAAACTTCCAGAATTGGTTGTACTTTGTGTGTTTGCATTATAAGTTGTTGTTATTGAGCCATCAAGATTATAATATTGAGCTTCTCCAGTTTGTGGATTTACACCTGCCCAATCTGGTGCATAGTAAGTTCCATATGGCAAGCCAACTTGTAAAATACGAGAATCTCCATCTAAATAAGAATCTGTAATATCAGTAACATGAAGAATTTTATTTTTGTTGTACCCTGCATTAACACCTAAAGACCATACTAAATCTTTCGTTTTAATCACATCACCACTTACTTCAAATTCAACACCCTTGTTTCTCATTTTGCCCGAACTTAAGCTTAAAAGCGGGAAACCTGAAGTTGCAGAAGGTGGTTGATCAATAAACATATTCGCGGTTAGCTTATAGTAAACATCAGCAGTAATACGCAATCTATTTTTAAACATAGCCAAATCAAAACCAAGGTTAGATTCTTTAACGTATTCCCAATCAAAACTTGCGTTACCAGCCGTTGAAGGGCGAATTGCAGCTACACCGCCATAACTTGTACCAACAGTATAAGTTGGTAAATAAATGAAATCTCCACCAAATGGGCTTGCAGTAATACCATAACTTCCACGAACCCTTAAGTCTGAAAATAGATCAGATTTCTGCAAAAACTCCTCTTTTTTTGCATCCCAACTTGCACCAACTGAATAAAACCCATGCCATTTATTTTCAGGCGCAACCCTTGTCGAGCCGTCATAACGATAACTTCCGGTTAAGGTATATTTACCGTTGTAAGTATATCTGGCGACGCCCATAAATGATGATAATGCACTTTTAGTTTTGCCGCCTGTAACCGATGGTAAAAAAGTGGCACTTCCATTTGTGACACCAGCAGGTGTTTCAGGCACTCGTCCATCTATACCGAATGCGCTAAAACCAAATGAGTTGTAATTATTGTAAACGTATTCGTAAAACGCCGAGGCTTCAAAATCATGTACTTGATTAAAAACTTTGGAATAGGTAATCCCTGATGTTGATATAATATTGAAATTTCTTCTGTTCGCATCAGTTAAACGTCCTTTCCCGCCCAAAGTATTTGCCACACTTCTAGAGCCGTAGTACGAATCTGGATTAACAAATTGCTGATCAACAGAATTTCTATAATCAATACCTGCTCTGGTGCTAATTTTTAGTTCTGGTAAAATCTGGTAGGCAAAAGCAGTGCTGATGATTGATTTTAACTGATCGGTTTTATCAGATGAATTAAGTAAACGCTCCAAAGCCTGACTACCTTCTCGTTGATCTAAAATAAAGTATGAAGATCTGTTACCAGGATGCACCAAAGTACCATCAGAAGCATATGGATTTTCATAAGGTAAAGCATAATACACTGCAGACATTGCTGTACCAGCACCTGTTGAACCTTCACCCTCAGTAAAACTAGATTGAGAATAACCGATTGATAAATTGGTGCTTCCACTAAATTTGCCATCGTTAAAATCTAAATTACTTCGAAGTGAATAACGATCTAAACCAGTACGTTTAGCTACTCCTTCTTGGCTATAATAATTTAAGGAATTATAAAAACGTAGCTTTTCATTTCCACCGCTAACGCTTACTTGATGTTCTTGAAATTTACCTTTTTGAAAAAATATATCTCTCCAATCGGTATCAATCTTTTTTAAACTATCAAGAATAAAATCTGCACGGGCACGAGTTGCATTTGTTCCGGCAGCATAAGTAGGATTTTTAGGTGAATAAGTCCAACCTGGACCTAAATTTCGACCAGTTAAACCAATTTCTTCTTCAAACTGTAAACGTTGACCCGTATTCATCATTTCGAAATTTGGTCTGCTCAAATTTGAAAAGCCATATTGTGAAGTATAATCAACAGCAATTCTTCCAGCTTTTCCTTTCTTAGATGTTAGCACAATGACGCCATTTGAACCTCTTGATCCATATAAAGCCTTAGCTGAAGCATCTTTTAAAACGGTAGCTGATTCTATATCCTCTGGATTAATGGTTTGAAAATAACCAGCTTCTATTGGCACGCCATCTAAAATAAATAATGGTGTAGAAGATCCATTTACACTTCCAATACCACGAATAACTACGGATGCACTTTGACCCGGCTGCCCTGATGTTGAGATTATGCTCATTCCAGGTACGCGACCTTGCAAAATCTGATCAACTGTTAAACCCGGAACGTTATTGATTTTATCAGCTGTTACCAAAGAAGCAGCATTTGCCGATTGCCCCTTGGTATAATTGGTGTAACCAGTTATTACAACATCCGTTAAATTACCAGTTGAAAGGGAAAGCTTAATAGATCCCATTTCCGCCTTCGCTGCAATTTCTTGATCTGCATATCCAATATAAGAAACAATTAAAATAGCATTTTCATCAACGTTTCTTATCACAAAATTACCGTTACTATCTGCTACAATA is drawn from Pedobacter mucosus and contains these coding sequences:
- a CDS encoding RagB/SusD family nutrient uptake outer membrane protein, translated to MINKTFQKYTLLFSLLVLTISCTKLEFTPSDTISPDKAFRNISDINLGLLGAYALVNETTIGVVSTVSDEATFPTENTVGNSDAFRWLYTASNGSVTSLYSNNYTAIDRINRTLAGLDALTLTGADLVTGNRYRGELLALRAYFHFELLRSYAPAYQTGALGVPYMKVSIISYPARDNFEVVVANAKADLIASKGLIPATFTDKTRITKVAVSAIQARLALYEKNWADAITYSNEVITTYPLATKAQFPGIWTDANDSEVIWKAKRVGTTDSRIGDSYFRQTGGIVLYAPAFKLINTFDKINDLRYPAYIKFDATRTGTKSQYLVNKYIGGTSTTPGLADIKLFRTGEMYLIKAEAEAESTGDAAGDLNALRNARINGYVNATFADKATLITAILDERYKELAFEGHRFFDLKRRNLPVQRLAADAVNASGAVTLLTTQAQYSLPIPVLEISVNKNTVQNPGY
- a CDS encoding SusC/RagA family TonB-linked outer membrane protein, with product MNFYTLSNNPLAEKPIVFTANYFNQQMSRTMKVFTILMTLFCINVSASAYSQRINISQKNKPLAQVLKEIKRQTGYFFLYDADLIKQKSKPVTINLKNAEIAEVLAQTLKAQPFSWEIKENTILIVPITINNFKAIDVSGKIVDENGNPMPGASVRVKGLAAIIVADSNGNFVIRNVDENAILIVSYIGYADQEIAAKAEMGSIKLSLSTGNLTDVVITGYTNYTKGQSANAASLVTADKINNVPGLTVDQILQGRVPGMSIISTSGQPGQSASVVIRGIGSVNGSSTPLFILDGVPIEAGYFQTINPEDIESATVLKDASAKALYGSRGSNGVIVLTSKKGKAGRIAVDYTSQYGFSNLSRPNFEMMNTGQRLQFEEEIGLTGRNLGPGWTYSPKNPTYAAGTNATRARADFILDSLKKIDTDWRDIFFQKGKFQEHQVSVSGGNEKLRFYNSLNYYSQEGVAKRTGLDRYSLRSNLDFNDGKFSGSTNLSIGYSQSSFTEGEGSTGAGTAMSAVYYALPYENPYASDGTLVHPGNRSSYFILDQREGSQALERLLNSSDKTDQLKSIISTAFAYQILPELKISTRAGIDYRNSVDQQFVNPDSYYGSRSVANTLGGKGRLTDANRRNFNIISTSGITYSKVFNQVHDFEASAFYEYVYNNYNSFGFSAFGIDGRVPETPAGVTNGSATFLPSVTGGKTKSALSSFMGVARYTYNGKYTLTGSYRYDGSTRVAPENKWHGFYSVGASWDAKKEEFLQKSDLFSDLRVRGSYGITASPFGGDFIYLPTYTVGTSYGGVAAIRPSTAGNASFDWEYVKESNLGFDLAMFKNRLRITADVYYKLTANMFIDQPPSATSGFPLLSLSSGKMRNKGVEFEVSGDVIKTKDLVWSLGVNAGYNKNKILHVTDITDSYLDGDSRILQVGLPYGTYYAPDWAGVNPQTGEAQYYNLDGSITTTYNANTQSTTNSGSLYPTFTGGFNTSLNYKGISAAALFSFVSDVMRHNNEDFYNENQRFATSNQTVRMLENRWQKPGDSGDDAILQRFDIPRVFTSKDVQDASFLRLRNVNIGYSIPKSILEKTKFIKGVKIFIQGQNLYTWTKWRGLDPENNAIYGRFQYPNTRTYTAGLNVNF